One Alphaproteobacteria bacterium genomic window, CGGCCGCGATTGGCGGCACGGCACAGGGTGGAAGCGTTGCCGACGCGGTCGCCTTTGGCGATGCCGTGGTGCTCGCGACCCCATACGAAGCCACACCGGCGGCACTCAAGCAAGCCGGTGCTGTGAAGGGGTCCAAAATCCTATGGGATTGCACGAACGCCCTTAAGCCGGATTACAGCGGCCTTGCCATCGGCTTCAACGCCTCGGCGGCCGAGGAGGTGCAAAAGCTCGCACCCTGGGCGCGTGTCGTGAAAGCCATTCCGCCTTCTGCCGAACTGATGCACTCGGCGCAACGCCTGCTCAATGGAAACAAGGTAACCGTATTTCTTTGCAGCGACGATGCGGAGGCGAAGAAAACGGTTGAATCCTTGGTCAAAGATATCGATGCCGACCCCGTCGACGCTGGCCCGCTCCAAAGTGCGCGCTATGCCGAGCCCGCCGGCTACATGATCGTGAAGCTCTACATGATGGGCATGGGCGGACGAATCGGCATCGGCTTGCTGAGGGAAGCTTCGAGGTAGGCAATCCGCGCCGACGCGTTCGACGCGTGGAACGGGGTCGAGCAAGGAGACGGAGCAATCGCACAGCCCGGGACTTCTCCGATCGTTATGCCCGCATCGAAGCCGTGGATGCCCGGGTCAAGCCCGGGCATGACGGTTATGGGGCGTTTTGCGCAGGGTGCCGAATCGTTGCCAGTGCAACAAGATCCAAATCGCACAGCCCAGGCCTCCACCATTCGTCATGCCCGGGCTTGACCCGGGCATCCACGTACTTCTACCCAATCGCGGAAAGGACGTAGATGGCCGGGCGACACCCCCTACCCCCGATAAATCGCAATCTCGCGTCTGCGCGTCCGAAAACCGTAATGCACGGCGAGGTCGTCGAGCGCTTCGCGCAGGCGCTCGGCACCATAGCCCTTGCGCCAGCGCATTGCGGCCTCGACCGCACCGAGCGTAATTCCCACGCAACAGACGTTCACCACCACCGACGACCCGATGAGGCCCATCGCACGGAGAGAGCCGTTGACCGCCCGCACCCCATCGAGCTGGCGATCCGTCATGCCGAGCGGCTGGCCCCCATCGACACGCACGCGGCTCGGGTCGAGTGTCGTCTGCTTGCCGAGCTGAAACAATTCCCAATGCGCCCTCAGCTTCATCGCCGCGGCATGCTGGTCCAGGGTCACGATCCCCCGGTGAAAATACCACTCGATGGGACATTCCTTGCGATTGAGCGCCACCGCGGCTTGGCTCTTCCTCGCCTCCGAGGCATTGCGTCCCTCCCTGGCGTGCTGATCGGCAAAGCCTACGTCGCGGAAGACGTAGACCGTGTCGGGCCGCATATCGCGATCGCCGTAAGTGTCGGTATCGGGCATCGACGTTGCGCGGTTTGTCATTTTTCCCTCTTGATCCGCTTGCCGAATTT contains:
- a CDS encoding NADPH-dependent F420 reductase; the encoded protein is MKIGIIGAGNVGTAIGKLLTAKGHRVFVSFAKTPDALAKATAAIGGTAQGGSVADAVAFGDAVVLATPYEATPAALKQAGAVKGSKILWDCTNALKPDYSGLAIGFNASAAEEVQKLAPWARVVKAIPPSAELMHSAQRLLNGNKVTVFLCSDDAEAKKTVESLVKDIDADPVDAGPLQSARYAEPAGYMIVKLYMMGMGGRIGIGLLREASR
- a CDS encoding DUF6456 domain-containing protein; this translates as MTNRATSMPDTDTYGDRDMRPDTVYVFRDVGFADQHAREGRNASEARKSQAAVALNRKECPIEWYFHRGIVTLDQHAAAMKLRAHWELFQLGKQTTLDPSRVRVDGGQPLGMTDRQLDGVRAVNGSLRAMGLIGSSVVVNVCCVGITLGAVEAAMRWRKGYGAERLREALDDLAVHYGFRTRRREIAIYRG